TTCGCCTGTCGTCGAGTTGCGGCAGTACACGCTGAAGCCGGGCCGGCGCGAGACGCTGATCGACATCTTCGACAGTCGGTTCATCGAAGGCCAGGAACACGCCGGCATGACCATCATCGGACAGTTCCGCGACCTCGACCGCCCCGACATATTCGTCTGGCTGCGCGGCTTCGATGGCATGGAAGCGCGGAAGCAGGCGCTCACCGCCTTCTATGACGGGCCGGTGTGGACGGCGCACCGCGACGCCGCCAATGCGACGATGATCGATTCCGACGATGTGCTGCTCTTGAAGGCGGCATGGCCAGGCGCCGGCTTCGATCTGTCAGGCGCGCAGCGAGGCGCCATGGCGGCGGATGGAAAGCCAAGCGCAGACAATGGCTTGACCGGTGTTGTTGTCATCCAGATTCATCATCTGCGGTCTGGCGCCGAAGCCGATTTCGCCGGCAATTTCGAAACGGATGCCGTTCCGGTCCTTATCGGCGCCGGCGGA
This region of Mesorhizobium sp. C432A genomic DNA includes:
- a CDS encoding NIPSNAP family protein; translated protein: MTVPLNAPATASLLASPVVELRQYTLKPGRRETLIDIFDSRFIEGQEHAGMTIIGQFRDLDRPDIFVWLRGFDGMEARKQALTAFYDGPVWTAHRDAANATMIDSDDVLLLKAAWPGAGFDLSGAQRGAMAADGKPSADNGLTGVVVIQIHHLRSGAEADFAGNFETDAVPVLIGAGGRLLGAFITEHAENSFPRLPVRLSENVFIAVTGFNSPEAHASYEAAVAASPQWQAADVTWRTETLRLTPTSQSLLR